Proteins from one Nomia melanderi isolate GNS246 chromosome 3, iyNomMela1, whole genome shotgun sequence genomic window:
- the eya gene encoding eya transcriptional coactivator and phosphatase 2 isoform X2, translating to MLTEDNDPTKPAGVLDNAGNVSSSTEASVQHPRIANNETEVKNEVQDCPENDSIPPSGELYIDENAEEKEQEYPDSMEKADYSSLYGANQYYNSLYNSPPYGSATTGKNTAALQSSYLTSYTTPSSMTQYSSYATYNSGTANFSNVAQNISSSSQKLDYSAYSSSLYGNDRVPLQYSGYYPMHGYHTTPASFNIGNLNFADSTKSALTLDATTHDASDLTARETTNIEGATAKPCRRGRRQSGSGNSIGSADTTEAGPHRIFIWDLDETIVVFHSLLNGQFARKHRKDPTLLAQVAYRMEEMIFNLADTHFFFNDVEDCDQVHIDDVSSDDNGQDLSSYNFATDGFRCASANNGICLASGVRGGVDWMRKLAFRYRKIKEIYSNYRNNVGGLLGAAKQEQWLQLRSEIEVLTDNWLTSAVKCLSLINKRSHCINVLVTTTQLVPALSKVLLFGIGGIFPIENIYSASKIGKYYAFIERRHLKGIRIEVVRIEGDMPLFTCIFDTSTLFVNTITHPIHSSTRTPLMFTVRPLYGKKAALEE from the exons ATGTTAACCGAAGACAATGACCCAACGAAACCAGCAGGGGTTTTAGACAATGCTGGCAACGTGTCTTCGTCGACAGAGGCCTCGGTACAACACCCTCGAATTGCAAACAATG AGACAGAGGTCAAGAACGAGGTACAGGACTGCCCTGAGAATGACAGCATCCCCCCCAGTGGAGAATTGTATATCGATGAGAATGCGGAGGAAAAGGAGCAAGAGTATCCGGATTCCATGGAGAAGGCGGACTACAGTTCATTGTACGGAGCCAATCAATATTATAACAG CTTGTATAATTCGCCTCCCTATGGATCAGCGACGACCGGAAAGAACACCGCGGCTTTACAAAGCTCTTATTTGACCTCCTATACCACGCCAAGCTCTATGACTCAATACTCTTCTTACGCCACGTACAACAGTGGCACGGCGAATTTTTCAAACGTAGCCCAAAATATATCGTCGTCTTCTCAG AAGTTGGATTACAGCGCCTATAGCAGCAGTTTGTATGGCAATGACAGGGTACCACTACAGTATTCCGGATATTACCCCATGCACGGTTATCACACGACACCCGCTTCATTTAACATCGGAAATCTGAATTTTGCAG ATTCGACCAAGTCTGCACTCACGTTAGACGCAACCACTCACGATGCCAGCGATCTTACCGCACGAGAAACCACAAACATCGAAG GGGCGACGGCGAAACCTTGCAGGCGCGGAAGACGGCAAAGCGGAAGTGGAAACAGTATAGGTTCTGCGGACACGACGGAAGCCGGTCCTCATCGGATATTCATCTGGGACCTTGACGAAACCATAGTTGTGTTTCACTCGTTGCTCAATGGACAATTTGCACGAAAGCACCGTAAGGATCCCACCCTTTTGGCCCAAGTGGCGTACAGGATGGAGGAAATGATATTTAACTTGGCCGATActcatttctttttcaatgacGTGGAG gATTGTGACCAAGTTCATATTGATGATGTATCGTCGGACGATAACGGGCAGGACCTGTCTTCTTATAACTTCGCTACTGATGGTTTTCGATGCGCATCCGCTAACAATGGTATATGTTTGGCTTCCGGCGTTAGAGGTGGTGTCGATTGGATGCGAAAACTAGCTTTCCGATatcgtaaaataaaagaaatctacAGCAATTACCGGAATAACGTCGGTGGCCTATTAGGCGCAGCGAAACAGGAGCAGTGGTTGCAATTACGATCGGAGATAGAAGTGCTTACTGACAACTGGCTGACATCGGCCGTAAAATGTTTAAGTCTCATCAATAAGAGAAGTCACTGCATTAACGTCTTAGTCACCACCACGCAACTAGTTCCAGCCCTATCGAAAGTTCTACTTTTTGGAATCGGTGGAATATTtccgattgaaaatatttattctgcCTCGAAAATCG GTAAATATTACGCGTTCATAGAAAGAAGGCATCTCAAAGGCATACGGATCGAAGTGGTCAGAATAGAAGGAGACATGCCTCTTTTCACGTGTATTTTCGACACTAGTACgctattcgtcaatacaatTACACACCCAATACATTCGAGTACTCGCACACCCTTAATGTTTACCGTAAGGCCCTTATAT GGAAAGAAAGCTGCTTTGGAAGAGTGA
- the eya gene encoding eya transcriptional coactivator and phosphatase 2 isoform X5, protein MLTEDNDPTKPAGVLDNAGNVSSSTEASVQHPRIANNETEVKNEVQDCPENDSIPPSGELYIDENAEEKEQEYPDSMEKADYSSLYGANQYYNSLYNSPPYGSATTGKNTAALQSSYLTSYTTPSSMTQYSSYATYNSGTANFSNVAQNISSSSQKLDYSAYSSSLYGNDRVPLQYSGYYPMHGYHTTPASFNIGNLNFADSTKSALTLDATTHDASDLTARETTNIEGATAKPCRRGRRQSGSGNSIGSADTTEAGPHRIFIWDLDETIVVFHSLLNGQFARKHRKDPTLLAQVAYRMEEMIFNLADTHFFFNDVEDCDQVHIDDVSSDDNGQDLSSYNFATDGFRCASANNGICLASGVRGGVDWMRKLAFRYRKIKEIYSNYRNNVGGLLGAAKQEQWLQLRSEIEVLTDNWLTSAVKCLSLINKRSHCINVLVTTTQLVPALSKVLLFGIGGIFPIENIYSASKIGKESCFGRVIARFGRSCTYVVIGDESDEETAARAHNFPFWRINSHSDTQSLYIALEMGFL, encoded by the exons ATGTTAACCGAAGACAATGACCCAACGAAACCAGCAGGGGTTTTAGACAATGCTGGCAACGTGTCTTCGTCGACAGAGGCCTCGGTACAACACCCTCGAATTGCAAACAATG AGACAGAGGTCAAGAACGAGGTACAGGACTGCCCTGAGAATGACAGCATCCCCCCCAGTGGAGAATTGTATATCGATGAGAATGCGGAGGAAAAGGAGCAAGAGTATCCGGATTCCATGGAGAAGGCGGACTACAGTTCATTGTACGGAGCCAATCAATATTATAACAG CTTGTATAATTCGCCTCCCTATGGATCAGCGACGACCGGAAAGAACACCGCGGCTTTACAAAGCTCTTATTTGACCTCCTATACCACGCCAAGCTCTATGACTCAATACTCTTCTTACGCCACGTACAACAGTGGCACGGCGAATTTTTCAAACGTAGCCCAAAATATATCGTCGTCTTCTCAG AAGTTGGATTACAGCGCCTATAGCAGCAGTTTGTATGGCAATGACAGGGTACCACTACAGTATTCCGGATATTACCCCATGCACGGTTATCACACGACACCCGCTTCATTTAACATCGGAAATCTGAATTTTGCAG ATTCGACCAAGTCTGCACTCACGTTAGACGCAACCACTCACGATGCCAGCGATCTTACCGCACGAGAAACCACAAACATCGAAG GGGCGACGGCGAAACCTTGCAGGCGCGGAAGACGGCAAAGCGGAAGTGGAAACAGTATAGGTTCTGCGGACACGACGGAAGCCGGTCCTCATCGGATATTCATCTGGGACCTTGACGAAACCATAGTTGTGTTTCACTCGTTGCTCAATGGACAATTTGCACGAAAGCACCGTAAGGATCCCACCCTTTTGGCCCAAGTGGCGTACAGGATGGAGGAAATGATATTTAACTTGGCCGATActcatttctttttcaatgacGTGGAG gATTGTGACCAAGTTCATATTGATGATGTATCGTCGGACGATAACGGGCAGGACCTGTCTTCTTATAACTTCGCTACTGATGGTTTTCGATGCGCATCCGCTAACAATGGTATATGTTTGGCTTCCGGCGTTAGAGGTGGTGTCGATTGGATGCGAAAACTAGCTTTCCGATatcgtaaaataaaagaaatctacAGCAATTACCGGAATAACGTCGGTGGCCTATTAGGCGCAGCGAAACAGGAGCAGTGGTTGCAATTACGATCGGAGATAGAAGTGCTTACTGACAACTGGCTGACATCGGCCGTAAAATGTTTAAGTCTCATCAATAAGAGAAGTCACTGCATTAACGTCTTAGTCACCACCACGCAACTAGTTCCAGCCCTATCGAAAGTTCTACTTTTTGGAATCGGTGGAATATTtccgattgaaaatatttattctgcCTCGAAAATCG GGAAAGAAAGCTGCTTTGGAAGAGTGATTGCAAGATTCGGCCGAAGTTGCACGTATGTGGTAATAGGGGATGAATCTGACGAAGAAACGGCAGCGCGTGCGCACAACTTTCCATTCTGGAGAATAAACAGCCACTCAGACACACAATCTCTTTATATCGCCTTAGAAATGGGATTCCTATAA
- the eya gene encoding eya transcriptional coactivator and phosphatase 2 isoform X4: MLTEDNDPTKPAGVLDNAGNVSSSTEASVQHPRIANNETEVKNEVQDCPENDSIPPSGELYIDENAEEKEQEYPDSMEKADYSSLYGANQYYNSLYNSPPYGSATTGKNTAALQSSYLTSYTTPSSMTQYSSYATYNSGTANFSNVAQNISSSSQKLDYSAYSSSLYGNDRVPLQYSGYYPMHGYHTTPASFNIGNLNFADSTKSALTLDATTHDASDLTARETTNIEGNTIRATAKPCRRGRRQSGSGNSIGSADTTEAGPHRIFIWDLDETIVVFHSLLNGQFARKHRKDPTLLAQVAYRMEEMIFNLADTHFFFNDVEDCDQVHIDDVSSDDNGQDLSSYNFATDGFRCASANNGICLASGVRGGVDWMRKLAFRYRKIKEIYSNYRNNVGGLLGAAKQEQWLQLRSEIEVLTDNWLTSAVKCLSLINKRSHCINVLVTTTQLVPALSKVLLFGIGGIFPIENIYSASKIGKESCFGRVIARFGRSCTYVVIGDESDEETAARAHNFPFWRINSHSDTQSLYIALEMGFL, translated from the exons ATGTTAACCGAAGACAATGACCCAACGAAACCAGCAGGGGTTTTAGACAATGCTGGCAACGTGTCTTCGTCGACAGAGGCCTCGGTACAACACCCTCGAATTGCAAACAATG AGACAGAGGTCAAGAACGAGGTACAGGACTGCCCTGAGAATGACAGCATCCCCCCCAGTGGAGAATTGTATATCGATGAGAATGCGGAGGAAAAGGAGCAAGAGTATCCGGATTCCATGGAGAAGGCGGACTACAGTTCATTGTACGGAGCCAATCAATATTATAACAG CTTGTATAATTCGCCTCCCTATGGATCAGCGACGACCGGAAAGAACACCGCGGCTTTACAAAGCTCTTATTTGACCTCCTATACCACGCCAAGCTCTATGACTCAATACTCTTCTTACGCCACGTACAACAGTGGCACGGCGAATTTTTCAAACGTAGCCCAAAATATATCGTCGTCTTCTCAG AAGTTGGATTACAGCGCCTATAGCAGCAGTTTGTATGGCAATGACAGGGTACCACTACAGTATTCCGGATATTACCCCATGCACGGTTATCACACGACACCCGCTTCATTTAACATCGGAAATCTGAATTTTGCAG ATTCGACCAAGTCTGCACTCACGTTAGACGCAACCACTCACGATGCCAGCGATCTTACCGCACGAGAAACCACAAACATCGAAGGTAACACGATTC GGGCGACGGCGAAACCTTGCAGGCGCGGAAGACGGCAAAGCGGAAGTGGAAACAGTATAGGTTCTGCGGACACGACGGAAGCCGGTCCTCATCGGATATTCATCTGGGACCTTGACGAAACCATAGTTGTGTTTCACTCGTTGCTCAATGGACAATTTGCACGAAAGCACCGTAAGGATCCCACCCTTTTGGCCCAAGTGGCGTACAGGATGGAGGAAATGATATTTAACTTGGCCGATActcatttctttttcaatgacGTGGAG gATTGTGACCAAGTTCATATTGATGATGTATCGTCGGACGATAACGGGCAGGACCTGTCTTCTTATAACTTCGCTACTGATGGTTTTCGATGCGCATCCGCTAACAATGGTATATGTTTGGCTTCCGGCGTTAGAGGTGGTGTCGATTGGATGCGAAAACTAGCTTTCCGATatcgtaaaataaaagaaatctacAGCAATTACCGGAATAACGTCGGTGGCCTATTAGGCGCAGCGAAACAGGAGCAGTGGTTGCAATTACGATCGGAGATAGAAGTGCTTACTGACAACTGGCTGACATCGGCCGTAAAATGTTTAAGTCTCATCAATAAGAGAAGTCACTGCATTAACGTCTTAGTCACCACCACGCAACTAGTTCCAGCCCTATCGAAAGTTCTACTTTTTGGAATCGGTGGAATATTtccgattgaaaatatttattctgcCTCGAAAATCG GGAAAGAAAGCTGCTTTGGAAGAGTGATTGCAAGATTCGGCCGAAGTTGCACGTATGTGGTAATAGGGGATGAATCTGACGAAGAAACGGCAGCGCGTGCGCACAACTTTCCATTCTGGAGAATAAACAGCCACTCAGACACACAATCTCTTTATATCGCCTTAGAAATGGGATTCCTATAA
- the eya gene encoding eya transcriptional coactivator and phosphatase 2 isoform X1 has product MLTEDNDPTKPAGVLDNAGNVSSSTEASVQHPRIANNETEVKNEVQDCPENDSIPPSGELYIDENAEEKEQEYPDSMEKADYSSLYGANQYYNSLYNSPPYGSATTGKNTAALQSSYLTSYTTPSSMTQYSSYATYNSGTANFSNVAQNISSSSQKLDYSAYSSSLYGNDRVPLQYSGYYPMHGYHTTPASFNIGNLNFADSTKSALTLDATTHDASDLTARETTNIEGNTIRATAKPCRRGRRQSGSGNSIGSADTTEAGPHRIFIWDLDETIVVFHSLLNGQFARKHRKDPTLLAQVAYRMEEMIFNLADTHFFFNDVEDCDQVHIDDVSSDDNGQDLSSYNFATDGFRCASANNGICLASGVRGGVDWMRKLAFRYRKIKEIYSNYRNNVGGLLGAAKQEQWLQLRSEIEVLTDNWLTSAVKCLSLINKRSHCINVLVTTTQLVPALSKVLLFGIGGIFPIENIYSASKIGKYYAFIERRHLKGIRIEVVRIEGDMPLFTCIFDTSTLFVNTITHPIHSSTRTPLMFTVRPLYGKKAALEE; this is encoded by the exons ATGTTAACCGAAGACAATGACCCAACGAAACCAGCAGGGGTTTTAGACAATGCTGGCAACGTGTCTTCGTCGACAGAGGCCTCGGTACAACACCCTCGAATTGCAAACAATG AGACAGAGGTCAAGAACGAGGTACAGGACTGCCCTGAGAATGACAGCATCCCCCCCAGTGGAGAATTGTATATCGATGAGAATGCGGAGGAAAAGGAGCAAGAGTATCCGGATTCCATGGAGAAGGCGGACTACAGTTCATTGTACGGAGCCAATCAATATTATAACAG CTTGTATAATTCGCCTCCCTATGGATCAGCGACGACCGGAAAGAACACCGCGGCTTTACAAAGCTCTTATTTGACCTCCTATACCACGCCAAGCTCTATGACTCAATACTCTTCTTACGCCACGTACAACAGTGGCACGGCGAATTTTTCAAACGTAGCCCAAAATATATCGTCGTCTTCTCAG AAGTTGGATTACAGCGCCTATAGCAGCAGTTTGTATGGCAATGACAGGGTACCACTACAGTATTCCGGATATTACCCCATGCACGGTTATCACACGACACCCGCTTCATTTAACATCGGAAATCTGAATTTTGCAG ATTCGACCAAGTCTGCACTCACGTTAGACGCAACCACTCACGATGCCAGCGATCTTACCGCACGAGAAACCACAAACATCGAAGGTAACACGATTC GGGCGACGGCGAAACCTTGCAGGCGCGGAAGACGGCAAAGCGGAAGTGGAAACAGTATAGGTTCTGCGGACACGACGGAAGCCGGTCCTCATCGGATATTCATCTGGGACCTTGACGAAACCATAGTTGTGTTTCACTCGTTGCTCAATGGACAATTTGCACGAAAGCACCGTAAGGATCCCACCCTTTTGGCCCAAGTGGCGTACAGGATGGAGGAAATGATATTTAACTTGGCCGATActcatttctttttcaatgacGTGGAG gATTGTGACCAAGTTCATATTGATGATGTATCGTCGGACGATAACGGGCAGGACCTGTCTTCTTATAACTTCGCTACTGATGGTTTTCGATGCGCATCCGCTAACAATGGTATATGTTTGGCTTCCGGCGTTAGAGGTGGTGTCGATTGGATGCGAAAACTAGCTTTCCGATatcgtaaaataaaagaaatctacAGCAATTACCGGAATAACGTCGGTGGCCTATTAGGCGCAGCGAAACAGGAGCAGTGGTTGCAATTACGATCGGAGATAGAAGTGCTTACTGACAACTGGCTGACATCGGCCGTAAAATGTTTAAGTCTCATCAATAAGAGAAGTCACTGCATTAACGTCTTAGTCACCACCACGCAACTAGTTCCAGCCCTATCGAAAGTTCTACTTTTTGGAATCGGTGGAATATTtccgattgaaaatatttattctgcCTCGAAAATCG GTAAATATTACGCGTTCATAGAAAGAAGGCATCTCAAAGGCATACGGATCGAAGTGGTCAGAATAGAAGGAGACATGCCTCTTTTCACGTGTATTTTCGACACTAGTACgctattcgtcaatacaatTACACACCCAATACATTCGAGTACTCGCACACCCTTAATGTTTACCGTAAGGCCCTTATAT GGAAAGAAAGCTGCTTTGGAAGAGTGA
- the eya gene encoding eya transcriptional coactivator and phosphatase 2 isoform X6, giving the protein MLTEDNDPTKPAGVLDNAGNVSSSTEASVQHPRIANNETEVKNEVQDCPENDSIPPSGELYIDENAEEKEQEYPDSMEKADYSSLYGANQYYNSLYNSPPYGSATTGKNTAALQSSYLTSYTTPSSMTQYSSYATYNSGTANFSNVAQNISSSSQKLDYSAYSSSLYGNDRVPLQYSGYYPMHGYHTTPASFNIGNLNFAGATAKPCRRGRRQSGSGNSIGSADTTEAGPHRIFIWDLDETIVVFHSLLNGQFARKHRKDPTLLAQVAYRMEEMIFNLADTHFFFNDVEDCDQVHIDDVSSDDNGQDLSSYNFATDGFRCASANNGICLASGVRGGVDWMRKLAFRYRKIKEIYSNYRNNVGGLLGAAKQEQWLQLRSEIEVLTDNWLTSAVKCLSLINKRSHCINVLVTTTQLVPALSKVLLFGIGGIFPIENIYSASKIGKYYAFIERRHLKGIRIEVVRIEGDMPLFTCIFDTSTLFVNTITHPIHSSTRTPLMFTVRPLYGKKAALEE; this is encoded by the exons ATGTTAACCGAAGACAATGACCCAACGAAACCAGCAGGGGTTTTAGACAATGCTGGCAACGTGTCTTCGTCGACAGAGGCCTCGGTACAACACCCTCGAATTGCAAACAATG AGACAGAGGTCAAGAACGAGGTACAGGACTGCCCTGAGAATGACAGCATCCCCCCCAGTGGAGAATTGTATATCGATGAGAATGCGGAGGAAAAGGAGCAAGAGTATCCGGATTCCATGGAGAAGGCGGACTACAGTTCATTGTACGGAGCCAATCAATATTATAACAG CTTGTATAATTCGCCTCCCTATGGATCAGCGACGACCGGAAAGAACACCGCGGCTTTACAAAGCTCTTATTTGACCTCCTATACCACGCCAAGCTCTATGACTCAATACTCTTCTTACGCCACGTACAACAGTGGCACGGCGAATTTTTCAAACGTAGCCCAAAATATATCGTCGTCTTCTCAG AAGTTGGATTACAGCGCCTATAGCAGCAGTTTGTATGGCAATGACAGGGTACCACTACAGTATTCCGGATATTACCCCATGCACGGTTATCACACGACACCCGCTTCATTTAACATCGGAAATCTGAATTTTGCAG GGGCGACGGCGAAACCTTGCAGGCGCGGAAGACGGCAAAGCGGAAGTGGAAACAGTATAGGTTCTGCGGACACGACGGAAGCCGGTCCTCATCGGATATTCATCTGGGACCTTGACGAAACCATAGTTGTGTTTCACTCGTTGCTCAATGGACAATTTGCACGAAAGCACCGTAAGGATCCCACCCTTTTGGCCCAAGTGGCGTACAGGATGGAGGAAATGATATTTAACTTGGCCGATActcatttctttttcaatgacGTGGAG gATTGTGACCAAGTTCATATTGATGATGTATCGTCGGACGATAACGGGCAGGACCTGTCTTCTTATAACTTCGCTACTGATGGTTTTCGATGCGCATCCGCTAACAATGGTATATGTTTGGCTTCCGGCGTTAGAGGTGGTGTCGATTGGATGCGAAAACTAGCTTTCCGATatcgtaaaataaaagaaatctacAGCAATTACCGGAATAACGTCGGTGGCCTATTAGGCGCAGCGAAACAGGAGCAGTGGTTGCAATTACGATCGGAGATAGAAGTGCTTACTGACAACTGGCTGACATCGGCCGTAAAATGTTTAAGTCTCATCAATAAGAGAAGTCACTGCATTAACGTCTTAGTCACCACCACGCAACTAGTTCCAGCCCTATCGAAAGTTCTACTTTTTGGAATCGGTGGAATATTtccgattgaaaatatttattctgcCTCGAAAATCG GTAAATATTACGCGTTCATAGAAAGAAGGCATCTCAAAGGCATACGGATCGAAGTGGTCAGAATAGAAGGAGACATGCCTCTTTTCACGTGTATTTTCGACACTAGTACgctattcgtcaatacaatTACACACCCAATACATTCGAGTACTCGCACACCCTTAATGTTTACCGTAAGGCCCTTATAT GGAAAGAAAGCTGCTTTGGAAGAGTGA
- the eya gene encoding eya transcriptional coactivator and phosphatase 2 isoform X3, producing MLTEDNDPTKPAGVLDNAGNVSSSTEASVQHPRIANNETEVKNEVQDCPENDSIPPSGELYIDENAEEKEQEYPDSMEKADYSSLYGANQYYNSLYNSPPYGSATTGKNTAALQSSYLTSYTTPSSMTQYSSYATYNSGTANFSNVAQNISSSSQKLDYSAYSSSLYGNDRVPLQYSGYYPMHGYHTTPASFNIGNLNFADSTKSALTLDATTHDASDLTARETTNIEGNTIRATAKPCRRGRRQSGSGNSIGSADTTEAGPHRIFIWDLDETIVVFHSLLNGQFARKHRKDPTLLAQVAYRMEEMIFNLADTHFFFNDVEDCDQVHIDDVSSDDNGQDLSSYNFATDGFRCASANNGICLASGVRGGVDWMRKLAFRYRKIKEIYSNYRNNVGGLLGAAKQEQWLQLRSEIEVLTDNWLTSAVKCLSLINKRSHCINVLVTTTQLVPALSKVLLFGIGGIFPIENIYSASKIGKYYAFIERRHLKGIRIEVVRIEGDMPLFTCIFDTSTLFVNTITHPIHSSTRTPLMFTGKKAALEE from the exons ATGTTAACCGAAGACAATGACCCAACGAAACCAGCAGGGGTTTTAGACAATGCTGGCAACGTGTCTTCGTCGACAGAGGCCTCGGTACAACACCCTCGAATTGCAAACAATG AGACAGAGGTCAAGAACGAGGTACAGGACTGCCCTGAGAATGACAGCATCCCCCCCAGTGGAGAATTGTATATCGATGAGAATGCGGAGGAAAAGGAGCAAGAGTATCCGGATTCCATGGAGAAGGCGGACTACAGTTCATTGTACGGAGCCAATCAATATTATAACAG CTTGTATAATTCGCCTCCCTATGGATCAGCGACGACCGGAAAGAACACCGCGGCTTTACAAAGCTCTTATTTGACCTCCTATACCACGCCAAGCTCTATGACTCAATACTCTTCTTACGCCACGTACAACAGTGGCACGGCGAATTTTTCAAACGTAGCCCAAAATATATCGTCGTCTTCTCAG AAGTTGGATTACAGCGCCTATAGCAGCAGTTTGTATGGCAATGACAGGGTACCACTACAGTATTCCGGATATTACCCCATGCACGGTTATCACACGACACCCGCTTCATTTAACATCGGAAATCTGAATTTTGCAG ATTCGACCAAGTCTGCACTCACGTTAGACGCAACCACTCACGATGCCAGCGATCTTACCGCACGAGAAACCACAAACATCGAAGGTAACACGATTC GGGCGACGGCGAAACCTTGCAGGCGCGGAAGACGGCAAAGCGGAAGTGGAAACAGTATAGGTTCTGCGGACACGACGGAAGCCGGTCCTCATCGGATATTCATCTGGGACCTTGACGAAACCATAGTTGTGTTTCACTCGTTGCTCAATGGACAATTTGCACGAAAGCACCGTAAGGATCCCACCCTTTTGGCCCAAGTGGCGTACAGGATGGAGGAAATGATATTTAACTTGGCCGATActcatttctttttcaatgacGTGGAG gATTGTGACCAAGTTCATATTGATGATGTATCGTCGGACGATAACGGGCAGGACCTGTCTTCTTATAACTTCGCTACTGATGGTTTTCGATGCGCATCCGCTAACAATGGTATATGTTTGGCTTCCGGCGTTAGAGGTGGTGTCGATTGGATGCGAAAACTAGCTTTCCGATatcgtaaaataaaagaaatctacAGCAATTACCGGAATAACGTCGGTGGCCTATTAGGCGCAGCGAAACAGGAGCAGTGGTTGCAATTACGATCGGAGATAGAAGTGCTTACTGACAACTGGCTGACATCGGCCGTAAAATGTTTAAGTCTCATCAATAAGAGAAGTCACTGCATTAACGTCTTAGTCACCACCACGCAACTAGTTCCAGCCCTATCGAAAGTTCTACTTTTTGGAATCGGTGGAATATTtccgattgaaaatatttattctgcCTCGAAAATCG GTAAATATTACGCGTTCATAGAAAGAAGGCATCTCAAAGGCATACGGATCGAAGTGGTCAGAATAGAAGGAGACATGCCTCTTTTCACGTGTATTTTCGACACTAGTACgctattcgtcaatacaatTACACACCCAATACATTCGAGTACTCGCACACCCTTAATGTTTACC GGAAAGAAAGCTGCTTTGGAAGAGTGA